A section of the Myxococcus virescens genome encodes:
- a CDS encoding OPT/YSL family transporter has translation MSHPVSGLSGTDPSEDAPAPSLSLVTERPAALELTTRALGMGLLIGGLLAITNVYMGLKTGWWESGSVTAAVLGFSALASVSRRRGVPYTPLENNLTQTAAAAVGAMPAAAGLLGALPALTLLGTTVPGWGVAVWSVALGVLGVLAAHLLRRRLVAQEALPFPTGIATAELITAMHASTGDTVRAGRGRLLAGAGVAAVAVTAARDALKWLPGMTAMPGTLAGLPAASLTWGVGWSPMLLAIGMMTGPRLGLSMLAGAAVAWGVLAPGLAGAGVLADTRYETLSAWLTWPGVGLMVGSALAALLAQARDFLSAARDVSSLGRGAAVPSWALGAGLAACVLAVVVGSALFGLSVPYMLLALVLVLPLCAVCARGAGQVDVSPVTQMGQVTQVIFGALLPGAMAPNVAAGAVVSGAAAQTGVSMWSLKAGHLLGASARHQLAAQLVGVLAGSVVGVPVYLLLSRTHGLGSEALPAPFAHQFRAVAEVAVRGLDGLPPHAALAACVAVGVGALLTFASRGRAARWLPLPVALGIGFILPAYYAVTLCLGALGLAAARWRWPQAADRDTSTLAAGAIAGESLAGVLIAALMAFGLT, from the coding sequence ATGAGCCACCCGGTGAGTGGCCTCTCTGGAACGGACCCTTCGGAGGACGCGCCCGCGCCCTCCCTGTCCCTGGTGACGGAGCGCCCCGCGGCGCTGGAGTTGACGACGCGCGCGCTGGGCATGGGCCTGCTCATTGGTGGGCTGCTGGCCATCACCAACGTGTACATGGGGCTGAAGACGGGCTGGTGGGAGAGCGGCTCCGTCACCGCCGCGGTGCTGGGCTTCAGCGCCCTGGCCTCGGTGTCCCGCCGGCGCGGCGTACCCTATACGCCGTTGGAGAACAACCTCACGCAGACGGCGGCGGCGGCCGTGGGGGCCATGCCGGCGGCGGCGGGCCTCCTGGGCGCGTTGCCAGCGCTGACGCTGCTGGGTACCACCGTCCCGGGCTGGGGTGTGGCGGTGTGGAGCGTGGCGCTGGGGGTGTTGGGCGTGCTCGCCGCGCATCTGCTCAGGCGCCGGCTGGTGGCTCAGGAGGCGTTGCCGTTTCCCACCGGTATCGCCACCGCGGAGCTGATTACCGCGATGCACGCGTCCACGGGCGACACGGTCCGCGCGGGCCGTGGGCGGCTGCTGGCGGGCGCGGGCGTGGCGGCGGTGGCGGTCACCGCCGCGCGGGATGCGCTCAAGTGGTTGCCAGGGATGACGGCGATGCCCGGGACGTTGGCGGGGCTCCCCGCCGCGTCGCTGACGTGGGGCGTGGGGTGGAGCCCCATGCTGCTGGCCATTGGAATGATGACGGGGCCGCGCCTGGGCCTGAGCATGCTGGCGGGCGCGGCGGTGGCGTGGGGCGTGCTGGCGCCGGGGCTCGCGGGCGCGGGTGTGCTGGCGGACACGCGCTACGAGACGCTCTCCGCCTGGCTCACGTGGCCGGGCGTGGGGTTGATGGTGGGCTCGGCCCTGGCGGCGCTGCTCGCGCAGGCGCGCGACTTCCTGAGCGCGGCGCGTGACGTGAGCAGCCTGGGGCGGGGCGCGGCGGTGCCGTCCTGGGCGTTGGGCGCGGGCCTGGCGGCGTGTGTGCTGGCGGTGGTGGTGGGCTCGGCGCTGTTCGGCCTCAGCGTGCCGTACATGCTGCTGGCGCTGGTGCTGGTGCTGCCCCTGTGCGCGGTGTGCGCGCGCGGCGCCGGACAGGTGGACGTGTCCCCGGTGACACAGATGGGGCAGGTGACGCAGGTCATCTTCGGCGCGCTGCTGCCGGGGGCCATGGCGCCCAACGTCGCCGCGGGCGCCGTGGTGTCAGGCGCGGCCGCGCAGACGGGCGTCAGCATGTGGTCGCTCAAGGCGGGGCACCTGCTGGGGGCCTCCGCGCGCCACCAGCTCGCCGCGCAGCTCGTGGGCGTGCTGGCGGGCTCGGTGGTGGGCGTGCCGGTGTACCTGCTGCTGTCCAGGACGCATGGCCTGGGCTCGGAGGCGCTGCCCGCGCCCTTCGCCCACCAGTTTCGCGCGGTGGCGGAGGTGGCCGTGCGAGGGTTGGATGGGCTTCCGCCTCACGCGGCGCTGGCGGCCTGCGTGGCCGTGGGCGTGGGCGCGCTGCTCACCTTCGCGTCCCGTGGCCGGGCGGCGCGGTGGCTGCCGCTTCCGGTGGCGCTGGGCATCGGCTTCATCCTGCCGGCCTACTACGCGGTGACGTTGTGCCTGGGCGCGTTGGGACTGGCGGCGGCGCGTTGGCGCTGGCCCCAGGCGGCGGACCGGGACACGTCCACGCTGGCGGCGGGCGCCATCGCGGGCGAGTCGCTGGCGGGCGTGCTCATCGCCGCGCTGATGGCCTTCGGCCTCACGTAG
- a CDS encoding PAS domain S-box protein: MTTLDELTTCAGLALAPPSSTGACLILISTTTPAAIGKAYRLDQGEHIIGRGSDVTVRIDDHGVSRKHARVVRAGDGACHVTDLDSTNGTLLNGVPVSTAELMEGDRLQIGTVTVFRFSKREVLEQREEQLRQALTAARVGIWDWNAQSGRVTWSEQVDRLLGLPVGKLSGRAMELSEVVHPADLPRVSEVLGAALEKKTQVDVEYRIEPQGSGWRWISCKGDVLCDASGAPARVTGTVMDITARKLAEQELHRQSLIFESIYDGVVITDLGGGIIDWNSSAERMFGRQKSEALGQTLFSVLHPDEPDRLTGLILTGLDKQGRWSGELEFKRRDGTTCWCESVVVPLRDSEGRAIANIMVHRDTTERKQLQAHLVVADRLASVGTLGAGVAHEINNPLAYMLVNLHLIREGLERLESQAPAAPVASLQQLVRETAEGAERIATIVRDLKVFARGEQETRLMPVDVRRAVELACKMADNVIRHRARLVTEFEPVAPVEASESRLCQVFLNLLLNAAQAIPEEGTPGVEHEIRVVIRAGEKDRVVVEVRDTGMGMGQEVLGRIFDPFFTTKPVGVGTGLGLSICHGIIESMGGAIQAESEPGRGSTFRVVLCAATRELEVLPRLSATMQANARARILVVDDEPNVTLALQRSLAADHEVSTANSAQAALRLVSDGGRFDLILCDVMMPGMTGMDLYHELGRCAPEQAGRMVFMTGGAFTPRTVSFLRDVPNAKIAKPLDLMQLRELVGRSAEAGR; this comes from the coding sequence ATGACGACGTTGGATGAACTCACGACGTGCGCGGGCCTTGCCTTGGCGCCACCGTCCTCCACGGGAGCCTGCCTCATCCTCATCAGCACCACCACGCCGGCAGCCATCGGCAAGGCCTACCGCCTGGACCAGGGCGAGCACATCATCGGCCGCGGTTCCGACGTCACCGTGCGCATCGACGACCACGGGGTGTCGCGCAAGCACGCGCGCGTCGTTCGTGCGGGCGACGGTGCCTGCCACGTCACCGACCTGGACTCCACCAACGGCACGCTGCTCAACGGCGTGCCCGTCAGCACCGCCGAGTTGATGGAAGGGGACCGGCTGCAGATCGGCACCGTCACCGTGTTCCGCTTCTCCAAGCGCGAGGTCCTGGAGCAGCGGGAGGAGCAGCTTCGCCAGGCGCTGACCGCCGCGCGCGTGGGCATCTGGGACTGGAACGCGCAGAGCGGCCGGGTGACGTGGAGCGAGCAGGTGGACCGGCTGCTGGGGCTTCCCGTGGGGAAGCTGTCCGGCCGCGCCATGGAGCTGTCGGAGGTGGTGCACCCAGCGGACCTGCCGCGCGTGAGCGAGGTGCTGGGCGCCGCGCTGGAGAAGAAGACGCAGGTGGACGTGGAGTACCGCATCGAGCCGCAGGGGAGCGGCTGGCGGTGGATTTCCTGCAAGGGTGACGTGCTGTGTGACGCCTCGGGCGCGCCGGCGCGGGTGACGGGCACGGTGATGGACATCACCGCGCGCAAGCTGGCCGAGCAGGAGCTGCACCGCCAATCGCTCATCTTCGAGAGCATCTACGACGGCGTGGTGATTACCGACCTGGGCGGCGGCATCATCGACTGGAACTCCAGCGCCGAGCGCATGTTCGGACGGCAGAAGTCGGAAGCGCTGGGCCAGACGCTCTTCAGCGTGCTCCACCCGGATGAGCCCGACCGGCTCACCGGCCTGATTCTCACCGGGCTGGACAAGCAGGGGCGCTGGTCCGGAGAGCTGGAGTTCAAGCGCCGCGACGGCACCACCTGCTGGTGTGAGTCCGTCGTCGTGCCGTTGCGCGACAGCGAGGGGCGCGCCATCGCCAACATCATGGTCCACCGCGACACGACGGAGCGGAAGCAGCTCCAAGCGCACCTGGTGGTGGCGGACCGGCTGGCGTCGGTGGGCACGCTGGGCGCGGGCGTGGCGCACGAAATCAACAACCCGCTGGCCTACATGCTCGTCAACCTGCACCTCATCCGCGAAGGGCTGGAGCGGCTGGAGAGCCAGGCGCCCGCGGCGCCCGTGGCGTCGTTGCAGCAGCTGGTGCGTGAGACAGCGGAGGGCGCGGAGCGCATCGCCACCATCGTCCGCGACCTGAAGGTCTTCGCGCGCGGTGAGCAGGAGACGCGGCTGATGCCGGTGGACGTGCGCCGGGCGGTGGAGCTGGCGTGCAAGATGGCGGACAACGTCATCCGCCACCGGGCGCGGCTGGTGACGGAGTTCGAGCCGGTGGCGCCGGTGGAGGCCAGCGAGTCGCGGCTGTGCCAGGTGTTCCTCAACCTGCTGCTCAACGCGGCGCAGGCGATTCCGGAGGAGGGCACGCCGGGCGTGGAGCACGAGATTCGCGTGGTCATCCGCGCCGGAGAGAAGGACCGGGTGGTGGTGGAGGTCCGCGACACGGGCATGGGCATGGGCCAGGAGGTGCTGGGCCGCATCTTCGACCCGTTCTTCACCACCAAGCCGGTGGGCGTGGGCACGGGGCTGGGGCTGTCCATCTGCCACGGCATCATCGAATCCATGGGCGGCGCCATCCAGGCGGAGAGCGAGCCGGGCCGGGGCAGCACCTTCCGCGTGGTGCTGTGCGCCGCCACGCGTGAGCTGGAGGTGTTGCCGCGCCTGTCCGCCACCATGCAGGCCAACGCGCGCGCGCGCATCCTGGTGGTGGATGACGAGCCCAACGTGACGCTGGCGCTCCAGCGCTCGCTGGCCGCGGACCACGAGGTGTCCACCGCGAACAGCGCCCAGGCCGCGCTGCGGCTGGTGAGCGACGGCGGCCGTTTCGACCTCATCCTCTGTGATGTGATGATGCCCGGGATGACGGGCATGGACCTGTACCACGAGCTGGGCCGCTGCGCCCCGGAGCAGGCTGGACGCATGGTGTTCATGACGGGTGGCGCCTTCACGCCGCGCACGGTGTCCTTCCTGCGTGACGTGCCCAACGCCAAGATTGCCAAGCCGCTGGACCTGATGCAGTTGCGCGAGCTCGTGGGCCGCTCCGCCGAGGCGGGGCGATGA
- a CDS encoding serine/threonine-protein kinase, with the protein MAADSESTFRIQARADLHASERAQSDPSRAQRGPGTLAGEYVLKALLASGGHGSVYEAEHRILGRRAAVKVLHPHLADQGEMLKRFVREARVVNQIRHPNIVDVYDFGLMPDGSPYYVMELLTGRTLSQVVQERGRLSSTRALAYLEPVCGALEAAHRAGVVHRDLKASNILVVEEGERPRVKLLDFGIAKLLHAEPSQEGLTIAGQRLGTAHAMAPEQFRGGPIGPHTDIYALGVLLHQLITGRYPFQCEDRMELERLHLEAPAPRPSALAAVSPAVDAVVLRCLEKDGSRRFGSVTAFLAALSEAAEEPVQPTRRTRLALAVHAEVVLAASAQDDDAVYAVLADVLDGLEQGLRGGGFLLALQSGTSLLAVHPLDHGAPSAERTEYLREAERTLRVLQDMAQKLADPVNARVHLCVHLGQAETRGDASESEVVGGPVTDVGTWRLRTADGFALTPAASLALEFDESD; encoded by the coding sequence ATGGCGGCGGACTCCGAGAGCACCTTTCGCATCCAGGCCCGAGCGGACCTGCATGCATCCGAGCGGGCCCAGAGCGACCCTTCCCGTGCGCAGCGAGGCCCGGGCACGCTGGCCGGGGAGTACGTCCTCAAGGCGCTGCTCGCCTCGGGCGGCCACGGCAGCGTGTATGAGGCGGAGCACCGCATCCTGGGCCGGCGGGCCGCGGTGAAGGTCCTCCACCCGCACCTGGCGGACCAGGGGGAGATGCTCAAGCGCTTCGTGCGCGAGGCGCGCGTGGTGAACCAGATTCGCCACCCCAACATCGTGGACGTGTATGACTTCGGGCTGATGCCGGACGGCAGCCCCTACTACGTCATGGAGCTGCTCACCGGCCGCACGCTCAGCCAGGTGGTGCAGGAGCGCGGGCGGCTGTCATCGACGCGCGCGCTCGCGTACCTGGAGCCCGTCTGCGGCGCGCTGGAGGCCGCGCACCGTGCGGGCGTCGTCCACCGCGACTTGAAGGCCAGCAACATCCTCGTCGTGGAGGAAGGTGAGCGCCCCCGGGTGAAGCTGCTGGACTTCGGCATCGCCAAGCTGCTGCACGCCGAGCCTTCGCAGGAAGGGCTCACCATCGCCGGCCAGCGGCTGGGCACCGCGCACGCCATGGCGCCCGAGCAGTTCCGCGGCGGACCCATTGGCCCGCACACGGACATCTACGCGCTGGGCGTGCTGCTGCATCAGCTCATCACCGGCCGCTATCCCTTCCAGTGTGAGGACCGGATGGAGCTGGAGCGGCTGCACCTGGAGGCGCCCGCGCCCCGGCCCAGCGCCCTCGCCGCGGTGTCCCCGGCGGTGGACGCGGTGGTGCTGCGCTGCCTGGAGAAGGACGGCAGCCGCCGCTTCGGCAGCGTGACGGCCTTCCTCGCCGCGCTCAGCGAAGCGGCCGAGGAGCCCGTCCAGCCCACGCGCCGCACGCGGCTGGCGCTGGCCGTCCACGCCGAGGTCGTCCTCGCCGCCTCCGCCCAGGATGATGACGCCGTGTACGCGGTGCTCGCGGACGTGCTGGATGGGCTCGAGCAGGGCCTGCGCGGCGGCGGCTTCCTGCTGGCGCTCCAGTCCGGTACCTCCCTGCTGGCCGTGCACCCGCTGGACCACGGCGCCCCCAGCGCCGAGCGCACCGAGTACCTGCGCGAGGCGGAGCGCACGCTGCGGGTGCTCCAGGACATGGCGCAGAAGCTGGCGGACCCGGTGAACGCCCGCGTCCACCTCTGTGTCCACCTGGGCCAGGCGGAGACGCGCGGCGACGCCTCGGAGTCGGAAGTCGTGGGAGGCCCCGTCACCGACGTGGGCACCTGGCGCCTGCGCACCGCGGATGGCTTCGCGCTCACACCAGCGGCGTCGCTCGCCCTGGAGTTCGACGAGAGCGACTAG
- a CDS encoding sensor histidine kinase — MTLRARVMLMSAVAQRRGTLRRAFDTLQGPTVNGVRLRAPRSSTREAALLEETVRERTAALEAANVKLSRSLEQLRATQAQLLFADRLIALGRIAAGVGHEINNPLAFILSNLEYIHQELQQKEHLSEQDRQEVLEALAETRDGAERIRLIVRDLQTLSRAEDVGTGPSDLGSVVRTAAKMAMHELRHRARLVVECEGLPPVQGNGARLGQVFLNLLLNAAQSIVPGEVEKNEVHIVACESKAGRVAVEVRDTGCGISPEHRERIFDPFFTTKPLGVGTGLGLAVCHGIVTSLGGTLTVESAPERGSIFRVTLPVAGAFAQAPRASQQADAVA, encoded by the coding sequence ATGACGCTGCGAGCGAGGGTGATGCTGATGTCGGCGGTGGCACAGCGGCGCGGAACACTGCGGCGCGCCTTCGACACGCTCCAGGGCCCCACCGTGAATGGCGTGCGGCTTCGCGCGCCGCGGTCCTCCACACGGGAGGCGGCGCTGCTGGAGGAGACGGTCCGCGAACGGACTGCGGCGCTGGAGGCGGCCAACGTCAAGCTGTCCCGCAGCCTGGAGCAGCTGCGCGCCACCCAGGCGCAGCTGCTGTTCGCGGATCGGCTGATTGCGCTGGGCCGCATCGCCGCGGGCGTGGGACACGAAATCAACAACCCGCTGGCCTTCATCCTCAGCAACCTGGAGTACATCCACCAGGAGCTGCAGCAGAAGGAGCACCTGTCCGAGCAGGACCGGCAGGAGGTGCTGGAGGCGCTGGCGGAGACGCGCGACGGCGCAGAGCGCATCCGCCTCATCGTCCGGGACCTGCAGACGCTGTCACGCGCAGAGGACGTGGGCACGGGCCCGTCGGACCTGGGCTCGGTGGTGCGCACGGCGGCGAAGATGGCCATGCACGAGCTGCGGCACCGCGCGCGGCTGGTGGTGGAGTGTGAGGGCCTGCCGCCGGTCCAGGGCAACGGCGCGAGGCTGGGCCAGGTGTTCCTCAACCTGCTGCTCAACGCGGCGCAGTCCATCGTCCCCGGCGAGGTGGAGAAGAACGAGGTCCACATCGTCGCCTGCGAGTCGAAGGCCGGACGGGTGGCGGTGGAGGTGCGCGACACCGGCTGCGGCATCTCCCCGGAGCATCGCGAGCGCATCTTCGACCCGTTCTTCACCACCAAGCCCCTGGGCGTGGGCACGGGCCTGGGGCTGGCGGTGTGCCATGGCATCGTGACGTCGCTGGGAGGCACCCTGACGGTGGAGAGCGCCCCGGAGCGGGGCAGCATCTTCCGCGTCACGTTGCCCGTGGCCGGCGCCTTCGCCCAGGCGCCTCGCGCTTCGCAGCAAGCGGACGCGGTGGCTTGA
- a CDS encoding cysteine dioxygenase: MREPIIDQREHGAVAQALLGWPLPEQTEDIVSMAWLLERLRSSRVDWGLLDKLVRFEPSGYARQTISRTAACELLLVSWLPGQASRVHDHGGSGGASWLVRGMLRETRFAWAGDRLVPEVIVGASEGDLLVEFPDTIHRIDNASRHGAVSLHLYAPPMQGMTPYDASLAPESLKPPRPLAAKREAPGRRRRPRAT, encoded by the coding sequence ATGCGCGAGCCCATCATCGACCAGCGTGAGCACGGCGCGGTGGCCCAGGCGCTGCTCGGCTGGCCATTGCCGGAACAGACAGAAGACATCGTCTCCATGGCATGGCTGTTGGAGCGGCTGCGCTCCAGCAGGGTCGACTGGGGACTGCTGGACAAACTGGTGCGCTTCGAACCCTCGGGCTACGCGCGGCAGACGATTTCCCGGACGGCGGCGTGCGAGCTGCTGCTCGTCTCCTGGCTCCCCGGGCAGGCGTCCCGCGTCCATGACCATGGCGGCTCCGGGGGCGCCTCCTGGCTGGTGCGGGGCATGCTTCGAGAGACGCGCTTCGCGTGGGCGGGGGACCGGCTGGTGCCCGAGGTCATCGTGGGCGCGAGCGAGGGCGACCTGCTGGTGGAGTTTCCGGACACCATCCACCGCATCGACAATGCGTCCCGCCATGGCGCGGTGTCCCTGCACCTCTACGCGCCGCCGATGCAGGGGATGACGCCGTACGACGCGAGCCTGGCGCCAGAATCGCTCAAGCCACCGCGTCCGCTTGCTGCGAAGCGCGAGGCGCCTGGGCGAAGGCGCCGGCCACGGGCAACGTGA
- a CDS encoding FAD/NAD(P)-binding protein — protein MRALGWWDVAIVGGGASGTLLAVHLLRSARAPLHVALVERSGRAGLGLAYSTTSPCHLLNVPAARMGALADDPEHFLRWVRRELPDTAPGAFVSRQRYGRYLESVLRDARAQAAQGVHLEVVTSDVASVEETDDGAVRVALASGEQLEARTVVLALGNALPSNLRVPDGGLYASRRYHRSPWARDALRGVSAADDVLLIGTGLTMVDTVLSLMEQGHQGHIHALSRHGLLPHVHQELPRAGAATYASPGLREALRALRQEVRRERGDMSATGTHSVPVRIRPILHLLRREVRRAAEAGADWRTVVDALRPVTIPLWQRLPVGERQRFLRHLRSYWDVHRHRMAPSIGEMVERLRREGRLTLHAARVRGFALEASGVGVRVRRRGQGEEETLHVQHVINCTGPEGAMTRGHPVLGGLVEAGRVRPDVLGMGLATDADGALLDAGGRASGRLYTLGPPRRGELWETTAVPEIRGQARELAWHLLQRLSSTRAPWPVMEAAGAPLDG, from the coding sequence GTGCGAGCACTGGGGTGGTGGGATGTGGCCATCGTGGGGGGAGGCGCCAGCGGCACGCTGCTGGCCGTGCACCTCCTGAGGAGCGCGCGGGCGCCGCTCCATGTGGCCTTGGTGGAGCGGAGCGGGCGGGCGGGCCTGGGGCTGGCGTACTCGACGACGAGCCCGTGTCACCTGCTGAACGTGCCAGCGGCGCGGATGGGGGCCCTCGCGGACGACCCGGAGCACTTCCTGCGCTGGGTGCGCCGTGAGCTGCCGGACACGGCGCCCGGCGCGTTCGTCTCCCGCCAGCGCTATGGCCGCTACCTGGAGTCGGTGCTGCGCGACGCGCGCGCCCAGGCCGCGCAGGGCGTGCATCTGGAAGTGGTGACCAGCGACGTCGCCTCGGTCGAGGAGACGGACGACGGCGCGGTGCGCGTCGCGCTGGCGAGCGGGGAACAGCTGGAGGCCCGGACCGTGGTGCTGGCCCTGGGCAATGCGCTGCCCTCCAACCTGCGCGTGCCCGACGGCGGGCTGTACGCCAGCCGCCGGTATCACCGCTCCCCCTGGGCTCGAGACGCGCTCCGGGGCGTGTCCGCCGCCGATGACGTGCTGCTCATCGGCACGGGGCTCACCATGGTGGACACCGTGTTGTCGCTGATGGAGCAGGGACACCAGGGACACATCCATGCGCTGTCCCGGCACGGCCTGTTGCCCCACGTGCACCAGGAGCTACCCCGGGCAGGCGCCGCGACATATGCCTCGCCCGGCCTTCGGGAGGCGCTGCGGGCCCTTCGCCAGGAGGTGCGGCGCGAGCGCGGCGACATGAGCGCGACGGGCACGCACTCCGTTCCCGTGCGCATCCGCCCCATCCTCCACCTCTTGCGCCGGGAGGTGCGGCGCGCGGCGGAGGCGGGCGCGGACTGGCGGACGGTGGTGGACGCGCTGCGGCCCGTGACGATACCGCTGTGGCAGCGATTGCCGGTGGGCGAGCGGCAGCGCTTCCTCCGGCACCTGCGCTCGTACTGGGACGTGCACCGGCACCGGATGGCGCCCAGCATCGGCGAGATGGTGGAGCGCCTGCGGCGCGAGGGCCGGCTGACACTCCATGCGGCGCGTGTCCGGGGCTTCGCGCTGGAGGCGTCCGGCGTGGGAGTCCGCGTGCGCCGTCGGGGCCAGGGCGAGGAGGAGACGCTGCACGTCCAGCACGTCATCAACTGCACGGGTCCGGAGGGCGCCATGACGCGCGGCCATCCAGTGCTGGGTGGGCTGGTGGAGGCCGGGCGGGTGCGCCCGGACGTCCTGGGCATGGGACTGGCCACGGACGCTGACGGCGCGCTGCTGGACGCGGGCGGACGCGCGTCTGGACGCCTCTACACCCTGGGCCCGCCGCGCCGGGGCGAGCTGTGGGAGACGACGGCCGTCCCCGAGATTCGAGGACAGGCGCGGGAGCTGGCGTGGCACCTGCTCCAGCGCCTGTCATCCACGCGCGCGCCTTGGCCGGTGATGGAAGCGGCGGGCGCTCCGCTCGACGGGTAG
- a CDS encoding 2-keto-4-pentenoate hydratase: protein MTATVDHEALAHFLDSARLERREVAPLTREQPALSVPDAYAIQEAGIRLRLSHGERVVGLKMGLTSEAKRKQMNLDSPVYGVLTDRMQVPAGGVIQLSRGVHPKIEPEIAFRTARELRGTVTRDEVLDACESVFAAMEILDSRYRDFKYFSLPDVVADNASSSLFVLGTTEHPPRAMDLTRLEMTLSVNGEPVQSARSDAISGDPVISVIQLCELLAQRGQVLPAGSIVLAGAATAAHLLRPGDRVQLTVEGLGIVAVSAE from the coding sequence ATGACCGCGACCGTGGACCACGAAGCACTGGCACATTTCCTGGACTCGGCCAGGCTGGAGCGTCGCGAGGTGGCGCCCCTCACCCGCGAGCAACCCGCGTTGAGCGTGCCGGATGCCTACGCCATCCAGGAGGCCGGAATCCGGCTGCGCCTGTCCCACGGCGAGCGCGTGGTGGGCTTGAAGATGGGCCTCACCTCCGAGGCCAAGCGCAAGCAGATGAACCTGGACTCGCCCGTGTATGGCGTACTCACGGACCGGATGCAGGTGCCCGCCGGCGGCGTGATTCAGTTGTCACGGGGCGTCCACCCCAAAATCGAACCGGAGATTGCCTTCCGCACCGCGCGTGAGCTTCGCGGCACGGTGACGCGCGACGAGGTGCTGGACGCCTGCGAGTCCGTGTTCGCGGCGATGGAAATCCTCGACTCGCGCTACCGCGACTTCAAGTACTTCTCCCTGCCGGACGTGGTGGCGGACAACGCGTCGTCCTCGCTGTTCGTGCTGGGCACCACCGAGCATCCTCCGCGCGCGATGGACCTCACGCGGCTGGAGATGACCCTGTCGGTGAATGGCGAGCCCGTTCAATCCGCCCGCTCGGATGCCATCTCGGGTGACCCGGTCATCTCCGTCATCCAGTTGTGTGAGTTGCTGGCCCAGCGCGGCCAGGTGTTGCCGGCGGGGAGCATCGTGCTCGCGGGCGCCGCCACCGCGGCGCACCTGCTGCGCCCGGGGGACCGGGTGCAGCTCACGGTGGAAGGGCTGGGCATCGTGGCGGTGTCCGCCGAGTAA
- a CDS encoding outer membrane beta-barrel protein, translated as MRYPSIIAALLFTATTASAQEYDEHAHDGFYLRLQVGGGYLRAKATDVSPDLVVKGGGANINAELGFALVNNFILYAKFYGASAPNPSLQLGDLTVEGQNADLSENFGAVGLGVTYYIMPANVYLSGALTYTQLSVTDDGEKVAESDIGGGLHLGVGKEWWVSKNWGLGIGAELALGRIRNESNSDSWNVTNVSLVFSATYN; from the coding sequence ATGCGATACCCCAGCATCATCGCGGCCCTGCTTTTCACCGCCACCACCGCGAGCGCCCAGGAATACGACGAGCACGCCCACGACGGCTTCTACCTGCGCCTGCAGGTGGGCGGTGGCTATCTCCGAGCCAAGGCGACTGACGTCTCGCCCGACCTCGTGGTGAAGGGCGGCGGCGCCAACATCAACGCGGAGCTCGGCTTCGCGCTCGTCAACAACTTCATCCTCTACGCGAAGTTCTACGGCGCGTCCGCCCCCAACCCGAGCCTCCAGCTGGGGGACCTCACCGTCGAAGGGCAGAACGCGGACTTGAGCGAGAACTTCGGCGCCGTGGGCTTGGGCGTCACCTATTACATCATGCCCGCGAACGTGTATCTGTCCGGCGCGCTCACGTACACGCAGCTCAGCGTCACCGACGACGGCGAGAAGGTGGCCGAGTCGGACATCGGCGGCGGCCTGCACCTGGGCGTGGGCAAGGAGTGGTGGGTGAGCAAGAACTGGGGCCTCGGCATCGGCGCCGAGCTGGCCCTGGGCCGCATCCGGAACGAGTCGAACAGCGATAGCTGGAACGTCACCAACGTGTCGCTCGTCTTCTCCGCGACGTACAACTGA
- a CDS encoding SDR family NAD(P)-dependent oxidoreductase, which yields MSRKVALITGASAGLGEQFAHLFAKDGHDVILVARSAPRLEELAAKLEQAHGVKAHVFPADLGRPETPEQLFEAVRAKGLAVEFLVNNAGFGSCGPFLEQDLAREAEMVEVNCTALLKLSHLFARPMRERGSGRILNVASTAAFQPGPFMATYFATKAFVVSLSEALAHELKGTGVTVTCHCPGATHTEFTQRAGNGQTRLFQRPGVAKAEDVAAHAYAMMMRGRVLSIHGLLNWVGTLGVRFSPRVAVRALAASLNQQG from the coding sequence ATGTCGCGGAAAGTGGCGCTCATCACCGGGGCTTCGGCGGGTTTGGGAGAGCAGTTCGCACACCTGTTCGCGAAGGACGGGCACGACGTCATCCTGGTCGCGCGCAGCGCGCCTCGGCTGGAGGAGCTGGCGGCGAAGCTGGAGCAGGCCCATGGTGTGAAGGCACACGTCTTCCCAGCGGACCTGGGCCGGCCGGAGACTCCCGAGCAGCTCTTCGAGGCCGTGCGCGCGAAGGGGCTGGCGGTGGAGTTCCTGGTGAACAACGCGGGCTTCGGCTCGTGCGGTCCCTTCCTGGAGCAGGACCTGGCGCGCGAGGCGGAGATGGTGGAGGTCAACTGCACCGCCCTCCTGAAGCTGTCGCACCTGTTCGCGCGGCCCATGCGGGAGCGGGGCAGCGGGCGCATCCTCAATGTCGCCTCCACCGCGGCCTTCCAGCCCGGCCCGTTCATGGCCACGTACTTCGCGACCAAGGCCTTCGTGGTGTCCCTGTCGGAGGCGCTGGCGCATGAACTGAAGGGCACGGGAGTGACGGTGACGTGCCACTGCCCGGGGGCCACGCACACGGAGTTCACCCAGCGCGCGGGCAACGGCCAGACGCGGCTGTTCCAGCGGCCGGGCGTTGCCAAGGCGGAGGACGTGGCCGCCCATGCCTACGCGATGATGATGCGCGGCCGGGTGCTCTCCATCCATGGACTGCTCAACTGGGTGGGGACCCTGGGCGTGCGCTTCAGCCCGCGCGTGGCGGTGCGCGCGCTCGCGGCCAGCCTCAACCAACAGGGCTGA